One genomic region from Thermodesulfobacteriota bacterium encodes:
- a CDS encoding mechanosensitive ion channel family protein, producing the protein MTIKGMTIPILVSLFSVTVLFFVRSMAFRVLHKWAERSHTKIDDLIVHSLRTPSIYWCIAIGLYLGFGISELPAKYVSYISKAIHVILILSATIAAANLAGQAFRNYIEKSAIPIPTTGLVHGILNGTILIVGFLIILTTLGISIAPLLTALGVGGLAVALALQDTLSNLFAGVHILLEKSVRIGDFVRLENGQEGYVEDITWRTTRIRMLPNNMVVIPNSKLSQSIVTNYYLPEKRMSLQIPVSVSYSSDPEKVERVLVEETKKAAGEIPGLLADPEPLVRFIPGFGDSSLDFTLICQVQEFVDQYLAQHELRKRIFKRFKEEGIEIPFPHRTVYLKEERDQIKKNADLRG; encoded by the coding sequence ATGACCATTCCGATTTTAGTAAGCCTTTTTTCTGTAACAGTCCTATTTTTTGTAAGGAGCATGGCCTTTAGAGTTCTTCACAAGTGGGCGGAAAGGAGCCATACAAAAATCGATGACCTTATAGTACACTCTCTCCGGACCCCGTCTATTTACTGGTGCATTGCCATCGGACTATACCTTGGTTTTGGTATATCCGAACTTCCGGCCAAATACGTATCTTATATAAGCAAAGCCATTCACGTCATTTTAATCCTTTCGGCCACTATAGCCGCTGCTAACCTGGCCGGACAGGCATTTAGAAATTATATTGAGAAGTCGGCTATTCCCATACCCACCACCGGTCTCGTCCATGGTATCTTAAATGGTACTATCTTGATCGTAGGTTTTTTGATAATACTTACCACCCTCGGTATATCAATAGCCCCTCTTCTCACCGCCCTGGGCGTGGGCGGGTTGGCCGTGGCCCTGGCCTTGCAAGACACCCTCTCCAACCTCTTTGCCGGCGTGCACATACTCCTGGAGAAGTCCGTAAGGATCGGAGATTTCGTAAGGCTTGAAAACGGCCAGGAGGGCTATGTCGAGGATATCACCTGGAGGACTACCCGGATAAGGATGTTGCCTAACAATATGGTGGTAATTCCGAACAGCAAACTGTCCCAGAGCATAGTGACTAACTATTACCTGCCGGAGAAAAGGATGTCTTTACAGATTCCGGTCTCGGTAAGCTATAGCTCCGATCCCGAAAAGGTGGAAAGAGTCCTTGTCGAAGAGACAAAAAAGGCTGCCGGCGAGATACCCGGCCTGCTGGCCGACCCGGAGCCTTTGGTCAGATTTATCCCCGGATTTGGTGACAGCTCCCTCGATTTTACCCTGATATGCCAGGTGCAAGAGTTTGTTGACCAGTATCTCGCCCAGCACGAACTTAGAAAGAGGATATTCAAACGATTTAAAGAAGAGGGGATCGAGATTCCATTCCCGCACCGCACCGTTTATCTTAAGGAAGAAAGGGACCAGATAAAGAAAAATGCCGATCTACGTGGGTGA
- a CDS encoding type II toxin-antitoxin system HicB family antitoxin has product MKNEYTAVVKKEDDWWVGWIEEVPGVNCQERTYEELKETLEITLREALEFNRQDALTAAGSDYKEEKIAI; this is encoded by the coding sequence ATGAAGAACGAATATACCGCTGTTGTAAAAAAGGAAGACGACTGGTGGGTTGGGTGGATAGAAGAAGTGCCCGGAGTTAATTGCCAGGAAAGAACATACGAAGAATTGAAAGAAACACTGGAGATTACGCTAAGGGAAGCGCTGGAATTCAATCGCCAGGATGCCCTGACCGCCGCTGGCAGCGATTACAAGGAAGAAAAAATTGCCATATGA
- a CDS encoding type II toxin-antitoxin system HicA family toxin, whose amino-acid sequence MKRNELLKYLRSQGCDLLREGGRHSWWHNPALNKRSAIPRHSEIKDILVKKICRDLGVEPIK is encoded by the coding sequence ATGAAAAGAAATGAACTTCTAAAGTATCTGCGCAGTCAAGGATGCGATCTTTTGAGGGAAGGCGGAAGACATTCATGGTGGCACAATCCTGCCTTGAACAAGCGGTCGGCAATTCCACGACATTCCGAGATCAAGGATATCTTGGTAAAGAAGATATGCAGAGACCTTGGTGTAGAGCCCATCAAATAG